Proteins from a single region of Dictyostelium discoideum AX4 chromosome 5 chromosome, whole genome shotgun sequence:
- the psmG4 gene encoding proteasome assembly chaperone 4, whose product MESLRITDDLENIDPNIRIEKHIDNFEDTRIYFMFYIFKSQDSPIFIWVSDSPTFSTLSVSMKIPIEKSPVTSHLLESNSITSNDSSNSLSQRIVIKFKVQTFLSYSISQDIPEMSHFIEKTIFDLLSKYLKK is encoded by the exons atggAAAGTTTAAGAATTACAGATGATTTAGAAAATATAGATCCAAATATTAGAATTGAAAAacatattgataattttgaagatACAAGAATCTATTTTatgttttatattttcaaatcacAAGATTCTCCAATTTTCATTTGGGTATCAGATAGTCCAACCTTTTCAACATTATCAGTTTCAATGAAAATtccaattgaaaaatcacCAGTGACCTCTCATTTATTagaatcaaattcaataacaTCGAATGATTCTTCAAATTCCCTATCTCAAAGAattg taatcaaatttaaagttCAAACATTCCTTAGTTATAGCATATCACAAGATATTCCAGAAATGAGccattttattgaaaaaactaTTTTCGATTTGTTATcaaaatatcttaaaaaataa
- a CDS encoding mitochondrial glycoprotein family member: MSALGRNLGNFIQTFSNKTSSIKTVNGLKRGLLPCCGSTVRPIAKDNHHQSPVLNVNRSSISGIRTELFNSNGLITQFQVRQYCSESKLQVSPTPKTLLSEICQREITDFKTIFEDNNNEVDSFLEEFGFELTKEGDQALLKKTFADGTNIVIRFETLEQPIEEDFDEQDENDQNERDEDDAEEQEEDEVEEEEEEQQEEEEGENDEELTEGAEEDSHEHPFEIEVTPKGNASGKLTFGCYASHDGNYTVSGFYKGGFGETVNPVDIGGTSMEFQDNILLVLQQYGINERLSFFIHDYVHNKKINDYVESFEALKDFVSKE; this comes from the coding sequence atgtCAGCTTTAGGTAGAAATCTTGGTAATTTTATTCaaactttttcaaataaaactaGTTCAATTAAAACTGTTAATGGTTTAAAACGTGGACTTTTACCATGTTGTGGTTCAACCGTTAGACCAATTGCCAAAGATAATCATCACCAATCACCAGTCTTAAATGTAAACAGATCATCAATTTCAGGTATTAGAACTGAATTATTCAATAGCAATGGTTTAATTACTCAATTCCAAGTTAGACAATATTGCAGTGAATCAAAATTACAAGTATCACCAACACCAAAAACTTTATTATCAGAAATTTGTCAAAGAGAAATCACTGATTTCAAAACCATCTTTGAAGATAACAATAACGAAGTCGATAGTTTTTTAGAGGAATTTGGTTTCGAATTAACCAAAGAAGGTGACCAAgcattattaaagaaaactTTTGCCGATGGTACCAACATTGTCATTCGTTTTGAAACCTTGGAACAACCAATCGAAGAAGATTTCGATGAACAAGACGAAAACGATCAAAATGAACGTGACGAAGATGATGCtgaagaacaagaagaagacGAAGtcgaagaagaggaagaagaacaacaagaagaagaagaaggtgaaaatgatgaagaattaaCTGAAGGAGCCGAAGAAGATTCCCACGAACACCCATTCGAAATTGAAGTCACACCAAAAGGTAACGCTTCCGGTAAACTCACTTTTGGTTGTTATGCTTCACACGACGGTAACTACACTGTCTCTGGTTTCTACAAAGGTGGTTTCGGTGAAACTGTAAACCCAGTCGATATTGGTGGAACTTCAATGGAATTCCAAGACAATATCTTATTAGTTTTACAACAATACGGTATCAATGAACGTTTATCTTTCTTCATCCACGATTATGTCCACAACAAGAAAATCAATGATTACGTTGAATCATTCGAAGCCTTAAAAGATTTTGTTtcaaaagaataa
- a CDS encoding lysozyme C family protein: MKVSNLISTITIASALCLSLTNALVFSPCDKIQSLVKEYFDETIVDEMMCIAYNEAINPKSDSIGLWNLKKEHCNTVCKSICNSEIDLADIKLNTQCAEMVYLEFGFNGWDSYNNGLCKDSWGFCNTQNELRQHGSHSSTSRDSSSSSSRDSTGTGYSSSGSGTSGSGSNSGQTGHFIPGQSGHGLN, encoded by the coding sequence ATGAaagtttcaaatttaatttcaacaattacaattgcATCAGCATTATGTTTAAGTTTAACAAACGCATTAGTATTTTCACCATGTGATAAAATTCAAAGTTTAGTTAAAGAATATTTCGACGAAACCATTGTTGATGAAATGATGTGTATTGCATATAACGAAGCAATCAATCCAAAATCTGATTCAATTGGTCTTTggaatttgaaaaaagagCATTGCAATACAGTTTGTAAATCAATTTGTAATAGTGAGATTGATTTAGCCGATATCAAATTAAATACTCAATGTGCTGAAATGGTTTACCTTGAATTTGGTTTCAATGGATGGGATTCTTACAATAATGGTTTATGTAAGGATTCTTGGGGTTTTTGTAATACTCAAAATGAATTAAGACAACATGGTTCACATTCATCTACATCTCGTGATAGCTCAAGTTCAAGTTCACGTGATTCAACTGGTACTGGTTATTCATCATCTGGTTCTGGTACTTCAGGATCTGGTTCAAACTCTGGTCAAACTGGTCACTTTATTCCTGGACAATCTGGCCATGGATTGAAttaa